In the genome of Candidatus Angelobacter sp., one region contains:
- a CDS encoding signal peptidase II — MKLGPTRRMALVAAAVLVIDQLTKLAVLRYLGYAREIVVIDGFFKFVHWGNTGAAWSL, encoded by the coding sequence ATGAAATTGGGACCGACCAGAAGAATGGCTCTCGTCGCCGCCGCCGTGCTGGTGATCGACCAGTTGACCAAACTGGCTGTGCTCCGATATCTCGGCTACGCGAGGGAAATCGTGGTCATCGACGGTTTTTTCAAATTCGTCCACTGGGGTAACACCGGCGCGGCCTGGAGCCT